The Setaria viridis chromosome 2, Setaria_viridis_v4.0, whole genome shotgun sequence DNA window TCAagtaatttttttataatggtcaaggaaatttttggtgaAATAAAAACACATTATTCGCTTTTATGAAAAACAATTCTCATGTGCATCTGCTTGCAATCAAActgatgaaatgaaaaaaaaatattctctTTTAAAAATATCTATAGACAAAGAAGCCttacaaattaaaaaaaaaatagtgtatATGCTCCAAGTTGTTTCGTAAAATTGGTTGCATGACCTGAAATTTGCTAAACTATCGTGTTGTATGTCCTTTTCGGGCTTGCGGCCAATTTGGGACTGTAGCTCATCAGACAACCTAGAATGTTACACCATAAGACAAATTTGGAATCCAAGTTCTTGTCATCATAATTGGCTGACTTTTGTAACATGCGAATAAGTTACGACTCCATATGATACAGTATGGACGACAAGTCTGAAATTCTTTACTTGGTTTCAGTTTCAGAGCAGCCAAGGCGTCAGTCGGTCATCTCTGGCCGCCCAGTTATATACAGATTGTTGACTCGGTCCTAGTGCGCTAACTaactactttttttttatttaaaggTTGGTGTGCTAACTGTTTCCGTACTACAAGACTTGGGTCATTTGCACACTGCCAGTTATGCGTCTCTTGACTTGGTCAGTAATTTTGTGCGTCAGAGTATGCGTGCTGGTCACAAGTCAGATATGGCTAgggtcatgactcatgagctcATTCCTTAGCCGTTGAATTCTAGTTTGCAGATTCCAGTTTGTTTCAAAATTTAATAGCACAGGGACAACGCTTCAGACTTGAGACGTCTATATAAACTTGCCTCTTCAACATCTGTATCACCAGCTCACCACAACAAGCTTAACTCATTTGCATACTCAACAAATTCCAATAATAGAACCACTTCACAGCAAAAGTGACATGGCGTCTCAGGCCATCGAGAGCAACCGTCCTGGCGCAGAGGTCTTCGATGGAGACGCCATCTGCAGGAAGAAATCCGTCGACCTGCTGGAAGAGCTCGGCCTCCCCAAGGGTCTCCTGCCAATGGAGGACATCCAGGAGTTTGGGTACAACCGCACCACGGGTTTCATGTGGCTGGtgcaaaggaagaagaaggtggatcACACCTTCAAGAAGATCAAGCAGACCGTGTCCTATGCTGCCGAGGTGACAGCGTTCGCCGAGAAGGGCAAGCTGCGGAAGATCACCGGTGTCAAGACCAAGGAGCTGATGCTTTGGCTCAGTGTAGTTGAGGTCTATGTTCCTGAGGCCTCGCCGGAGAAGGTCACCTTCAAGACTGGCACTGGCCTCTCCGACAGCTTTGACGCCACTGCCTTTGCACTCGGGGAGTAAACAACTAAATATGCAGTCAGTTGGATCAACCAGAAATGATGCAATATctgtctttctttcttttgtgttCCAAAGATGCATGTATAAGTGTGTTCCTACTGTTGCCCGTCTGAGCTCGTGTAACACCCTAAACTTCAAgttttgcaatttaataaaatttgctagaaataaAGTGCAAGGGTCTAAGGATTTTAAGGTTGCATTTAAATTTCTTAGACAATtaaatctttttcaaaataaattaatgaatcataggagttcattactgcattcatgctggtgcattattttttattgtttgaaattcaaatttgtgtttgaattcagttttgaatttgtgtttgtttctttttccccttttctttttgggaAAATTGTTTCTGTAGTATCGAAAGATCGCGACTTCCGTAAAATACCACCGAAAGGCATTGGCCCCGTAAAATACCACTGAAAGGTGCAGACCTCAACTGAAAATAGCACTCTGTTAGATTCTAGCGTTAGCTCTGTTAACTTGGACAAAAATGCCCCCAAATCGGTGGACAGATGAGAACGGGGGTCGGACaggcgccggcggagggcgcCCAGCCGTGGGTCCATGGAGAGCGCCGGCGGAGGGCTGCCTCTTACTAGCTCCTCGTCTTTGTCTAGGGCCGCTTCCTCCCTCCGCAGCCCGACATGGGACGCTGCCGGCAACGGGTCAGCTAGGAGCGCGCTcaccgccaaggagctccaggGCCGCGTCCACCAGCCTTCGTCACCAACAGCACCGAGAACGCTAATGGTGCATGCCGCATTCTTGGCTCTGGGCGCAAGGCCAGCGGTGGTGCCTGAACCGACTCCGCGGAGGttgtggcggaggaggagtccCGCGGCGATGGATGGTTGTGTCGATGTCGCCCGCGCGAAggccgtggtggtggaggagtcCCACGGCGAGGGCGGAGATAAGACGGCAGAGTTCCGCATAGGAGACCGGCTTGCCCGTGGCAGCGTCGATGAGCGTCGGGGCGTCGGGGTGGGCAGGAGGGCGAGGATGATCGTCGGGGTGGGCGTCGTTGGCCGGATGAGAGGGAAGGCGGGCAGCGGGTGGGCGGCAAATGGGCAGTGGACAGAGGAGAGGGCCGGCGGGCAGCGGACGACGGCAAATGGGAGGCGGACGGAGAAGAGGGAAGGCGAGCGGCGAGCAGGCAGGCGCTGGCGGAGGGCGGCCAGCCGCGGGTCAGCCTCGAGGGTGTCCACCGGGGAACGGTAGTGCGGTGACAGATCGGCAGTGGCGCAAGAGCTGGGAAGGGCGGCGTCATAGTgctgggaggggcggcgccatcggtgggagagaaggggagggcgaCGTCGGTGGGAGAGAAGGGGTGATGCCGTGATGGGCCTGTGCGAGGGAAGGGCGATGACGTGTGTGGGTGGATACTTGAGTCAACCGGTTCGCGTACCAGTCAGCTCCCGCGCCTCACCGTGCTTTTTGCTAAAGAGCCCCCTTGCTTTCTGTGTTTTGCACCGCGGTCCAGCGTAGTTCAAAGATCTTTAGATTTAGGTCATGTTTCTTTTGCACATGGATTAGTTCCTTGCAACACAGATCTAGTTCCTCCAAAACATGGCCAACACCATGGCGGCCATGCAGGCTCAGctcaacaagaagaagaagaagaagaagaataacaacaacaacaaccaacaGTAGCCACCAAGAGACAAGCACCGGGAGTTTATGAGCCAAAGGCCCCCGATATTCTCCCACTCTGCTGAGCCACTTTTGGTTGATGACTGGCTGAAGGCGGTGGAGAAAATGCTTACAATCACTTTGTGCACTAATagggagaaggtcctgtatgcCTCAGGACGACTGGAAGGATCTGCTGCAGActggtgggatgcttacaccaCCGTACACACTGATGTTGATGCTATCACCTGGTAGGAATTCAAGAAAAGCTTCAGGAATCACCACATTCCTGCTGGTCTTATGAAGCTAAAGaagaaggagttccttgctctCAAGCACGGGACAATGTCCGTGAGTGAGTACAGCGACAAATTCATCCAGTTGTCCCGTTATGCACAAGAAGATGTGACTAATGATGACAAGAAGCAAAAGCTATTCCTGGAGCGACTGATTAGGCCACTCTAGTATCAGCTGATGTCCCACACCTTCCCATCCTTCCAGAAGATGTTGGACAAGGCTATTTGTCTGGAGCACAAGCGCAGCGAGCTAGGTTAGATGAAGAGGAAGTTCATCTCACGAGGACAGTCTAGGAGCAACACCCGCCCTCGCTTCGCTCCACCGCAAGGGACGCCACTCCGCCTCATGGGCCTGAGTGGAAACTATTAGCAGCATCAATTCCAGCACCCCATTCAGAAGCTCCAGCGTCAAGTTCAGCAGACTCCGCGCGCCAACTTCCCACAAAACCGCCAGTACCCTCTTGCAGGCACCCCAGTGAAGCCTAGCACTCCAGTGGGCAACAGTTGCTTCAAGTGTGGAGAGGTGAACCACTATGCCAATGGATGTCCCAAGAGGATTGGCCCAAACACTCCCGTGCATAACAACAGTGCTCCAAGGCAGAACCAGCAGATACAACAGCTGAGGAGTGGAAACCTGACCCCACAGGGCAACCAGGGGTAGCAGAGCTATGCACGTGGCAAGGTGAACCACATGGATGTTGAGACTGCTCAGGAAGCTCTAGATGTAGTGCTCGGTATGTTCTTTGCCAACTCAGCCCCCACCTCAATTTTATTTGACTCCGAAGCACCGCATTCTTTTGTTACTACTCATTATGTAGCAAAGCATAGTTTACTCATGCATACCATGAAGCGTCACATGCTAGTTAGCTCACCTGGGGGAGCAATGAAGGCTCAGTACATCTGTCCACAAGTTAAGCTAAAGATAGTGGGGGTAGACTTTCCAGCTGATCTCATAATCTTAGAGTCTGGGGGAATTGATGTTATTCTAGGAATGAGGTGGTTAGCAGCCTTTGATGCAATCATTTAGTGTGCCAAGAGATCAGTTCTTCTGACAAGTCCTGCTGGAGAAAAAGTTGAGTTCGTGGCTACTCTACCTTCAGCAGCAGATTGTGTGGTAAATCGGTTGGATGGAAAGgctttggaagatatcaaagtggtgtgtgactacTTGGATGTATTTCTAGATGAGTTActaggtatgccacctgaccgaGATGTTGAGTTTattattgatcttttacctagCACTACACCAATTTCTAAGCGTCCATATAGAATGTCTATTGATCAATTAAAACAacttaagaaaaaaattaaaggagTTATTGGATAACGAGTTCATTCGCCCTAGTTCATCACCAAGGGAGAACCAGTTATCTTTAtagagaagaaggatggcacgtAGAGGATACGTGTAGACTATAGATCACTCAATGAGgtaaccatcaagaacaagtatccgttgCCTCGCATTGAGGATTTGTTTGACCAGATGAGgggagccaaggtattctccaagattgatctgcGTTCTGGTTATTATAGGATGAAGATCAGGCCATCggacattcccaagactgctTTCACCACTAGATATGGTCTTTATGAATATACATTCATGTCCTTTGGTTTGACTAATGCACCTGCCTACTTCATATATCTGATGAATAAGGTGTTCATGGAGTATCTTGACAAGTTCattgtggtgttcattgatgatatcctgatctactccaagaatgaggaagaacatgaggagCATTTAAGGCTAGTACTTCAGAAGCTAAGGGAGAACCAGCTATATGCagaattcagcaagtgtgaattctggctGATTGAGGTTTCCTTTCTTGATCATATCATCACCAATGGATGGATTGCAGTGGATCCAAGCAAAGTCAGGGATCTTCTGAAGTGGAAGCCGCCACAGCCACAGACAGGCACggagatcaggagtttccttggatttGCAAGATACTACTACAGGTTCATTGAGGGGTTCTCTAAAATAGTGAAACCTCTCACATCACTATTACAGAAGGGAAGGGAATTCAAACGGGCTGAAGCCTATCAAGCCAGTTTTGAGGagttgaagaagagattgacTACAACTCCAGTGCTAGTGATGCCAGATCTGCAGAAGAGTTTTGACATCTATTGTGATGCGTCTCGACAGGGCTTAGGCTGTGTTCTTATCCAGGAAGGGCATGTTATAGCCTATGCCTCCaggcaattgaggaaacatgagcagaattattCTTCTCATGATTTGGAGCTTGCAGTAGTGGTgcatgccttgaagatttggaggcattatgTTCTTGGAACCAAGTGGCAGatctacactgaccacaagagcctgaagtacattttcactcaggaccttaatctgagacAGCGCCGTTGGTTGGAGCTGATCAAGGACTATGATCTGGAAACTCACTATCACCCGGGGAAAGCAAATTTGGTTGTAGATTCTTTGAGTCGAAAGGGTCATATTAATATGGCTCTAGCATTCCAAATGCTTGAAGAGCTGATAAAGGAGTTTGAGAAACTTAACTTGGGGATAGTTGCTCAAGCTGAAGGAGTAAATTTGGAAGTGGAACTAACTCTAGAGCAGGAGATACGGAAAGGACAACTTGAGGATACCAAGATCTAGGAGATTAAGGAACTCATGGAAGAAGGAACAGTTCCAAATTCACAAAGGATGATCAGGGAACTATATGGTTCAGAAAGAGGATTTGTGTACCGGATGTGGGAAATATCAGAGACACCATCTTAAAAGAATCTCATGACTCAGCCTATTCTATCCATCCTAGTAGCACCATGATGTACCAAGACCTCAAGGAGAAAGATTGGTAGTATGGAATAAAGAGGGATGTGGCTACACATGTAGCCTTGTGTGATACGTGCCAGCGAGTCAAGGCTGAACACCGAAAACTAGTTGGGTTGCTTCAACCATTGAAAGTGCcagaatggaagtgggaagagatcagtatggacttcatagttggactacCCTGTACCTAAGCCGGTTATGACTCTATATGGGTAATTGTGGACAGGTTGATTAAGGTGGCTCATTTTATTCCTGTGAAGACCACTCACTCTGGAACTAGGTTGGCAGAATGGTATATATCAAGGATTGTGTgtctacacggtgtacccaagaagATAGTGTCTGGCAG harbors:
- the LOC117845873 gene encoding uncharacterized protein, yielding MASQAIESNRPGAEVFDGDAICRKKSVDLLEELGLPKGLLPMEDIQEFGYNRTTGFMWLVQRKKKVDHTFKKIKQTVSYAAEVTAFAEKGKLRKITGVKTKELMLWLSVVEVYVPEASPEKVTFKTGTGLSDSFDATAFALGE